In Musa acuminata AAA Group cultivar baxijiao chromosome BXJ2-3, Cavendish_Baxijiao_AAA, whole genome shotgun sequence, the following proteins share a genomic window:
- the LOC103979273 gene encoding uncharacterized protein LOC103979273, translated as MLFAVEGGGFFSSSASGYSNGLALLLLGRRNVDKPIKISSWNHYRLVEQEVEAGSQLASNNDHASCGCASFSCFGCSSARLDEPYSRKVSLVHQSKIPSDSSPSSDRGKLTINDAVKWDERKTCLKSNMKKPSKGYSMVCEADDACELLEEADNKMSCCTVGRKVQWTDKCGKELAEIREFEASDDGLSDDDFEGESFRRCECVIQ; from the exons ATGCTTTTTGCTGTGGAAGGAGGAGGATTTTTTTCCTCTTCGGCATCAGGGTACAGCAATGgtcttgctcttcttcttcttggccgGAGAAATGTGGACAAGCCTATAAAAATTTCTTCATGGAATCACTACCGATTGGTTGAACAAGAAGTCGAGGCAGGTTCTCAGCTGGCTTCTAATAACGATCATGCTTCTTGTGGATGTGCCTCCTTTTCGTGCTTTGGTTGTTCTTCTGCAAGACTTGATGAGCCATATTCCAGGAAGGTTAGCCTTGTTCACCAGTCTAAAATTCCATCAGATTCATCACCTTCATCTGATAGAGGCAAGTTAACAATCAATGATGCTGTCAAGTGGGATGAACGAAAGACTTGTCTCAAGAGCAATATGAAGAAGCCCTCCAAAGGTTATTCTATGGTATGTGAAGCTGATGATGCTTGTGAGTTGTTGGAAGAGGCAGACAACAAGATGTCTTGCTGTACTGTAGGGAGGAAAGTTCAGTGGACCGACAAATGCGGAAAAGAGCTTGCTGAGATAAGAGAGTTTGAAGCCAG TGATGATGGATTATCCGATGATGATTTTGAAGGCGAAAGTTTCAGAAGATGCGAATGTGTGATTCAGTAG